A window of the Capricornis sumatraensis isolate serow.1 chromosome 9, serow.2, whole genome shotgun sequence genome harbors these coding sequences:
- the NR2F6 gene encoding nuclear receptor subfamily 2 group F member 6, with the protein MAMVTGGWGGPGGGGDTNGVDKAGGYPRAAEEDSASPPGAASDAEPGDEERPGLQVDCVVCGDKSSGKHYGVFTCEGCKSFFKRSIRRNLSYTCRSNRDCQIDQHHRNQCQYCRLKKCFRVGMRKEAVQRGRIPHSLPGTVAASSGSPPGSALAVAGGDLFPGQPVSELIAQLLRAEPYPAAAGRFGAGAAGAFGAGSGAAGAVLGIDNVCELAARLLFSTVEWARHAPFFPELPVADQVALLRLSWSELFVLNAAQAALPLHTAPLLAAAGLHAAPMAAERAVAFMDQVRAFQEQVDKLGRLQVDSAEYGCLKAIALFTPDACGLSDPAHVESLQEKAQVALTEYVRAQYPSQPQRFGRLLLRLPALRAVPASLISQLFFMRLVGKTPIETLIRDMLLSGSTFNWPYGSGQ; encoded by the exons ATGGCCATGGTGACCGGCGGCTGGGGCGGCCCCGGGGGCGGCGGCGACACGAATGGCGTGGACAAGGCGGGCGGCTATCCGCGCGCGGCGGAGGAAGACTCGGCCTCACCCCCCGGGGCCGCCAGCGACGCTGAGCCAGGCGACGAGGAGCGGCCGGGGCTGCAGGTGGACTGCGTGGTGTGCGGGGACAAGTCGAGCGGCAAGCACTACGGCGTCTTCACCTGCGAGGGCTGCAAGAGCTTCTTCAAGCGGAGCATCCGCCGCAACCTCAGCTACACCTGCCG GTCCAACCGTGACTGTCAGATCGACCAGCATCACCGGAACCAGTGCCAATACTGCCGCCTCAAGAAGTGCTTCCGGGTGGGCATGAGGAAGGAAG CGGTGCAGCGCGGCCGAATTCCGCACTCGCTCCCTGGCACCGTGGCAGCCTCCTCGGGCAGCCCTCCTGGCTCTGCGCTGGCCGTGGCCGGCGGAGACCTCTTCCCGGGGCAGCCGGTGTCGGAGCTGATCGCGCAGCTGCTGCGTGCCGAGCCCTACCCCGCGGCGGCCGGGCGCTTCGGTGCAGGAGCCGCGGGCGCTTTCGGAGCCGGGAGCGGCGCGGCGGGCGCGGTGCTGGGCATCGACAATGTGTGCGAGCTGGCGGCGCGGCTGCTCTTCAGCACAGTGGAGTGGGCGCGCCACGCGCCCTTCTTCCCCGAGCTGCCGGTGGCCGACCAGGTGGCGCTGCTGCGCCTCAGCTGGAGCGAGCTCTTCGTGCTGAACGCGGCGCAGGCAGCGCTGCCCCTGCACACGGCGCCGCTGCTGGCCGCCGCCGGCCTGCATGCCGCGCCCATGGCCGCCGAGCGTGCCGTGGCCTTCATGGACCAGGTGCGCGCCTTCCAGGAACAGGTGGACAAACTGGGCCGTTTGCAGGTCGACTCCGCGGAGTATGGCTGCCTCAAGGCCATCGCGCTCTTCACACCTG ATGCCTGTGGCCTCTCAGACCCAGCGCATGTGGAGAGCCTGCAGGAGAAGGCGCAGGTGGCCCTCACCGAGTACGTGCGGGCCCAGTACCCATCGCAGCCCCAGCGCTTTGGGCGCCTGCTGCTGCGGCTCCCTGCCTTGCGTGCCGTCCCGGCCTCCCTCATCTCCCAGCTGTTCTTCATGCGCCTGGTGGGCAAGACGCCCATTGAGACGCTGATCCGAGACATGCTGCTGTCAGGAAGTACCTTCAACTGGCCCTACGGCTCAGGCCAGTGA